The following nucleotide sequence is from Borrelia coriaceae.
AACATACTCAACATAAATACTAGTAACAAATCCAATCCTATTACTTTTACTTATCTTAGAGGCAAGATAACCAGCTAAAAACGCCCCTTCTTCTGACCTAAAAACAATAGATATCAAATTTTTAGGCAATATAGCCTTCTCATGACCAAAATCATCTATAATGCCATATAAAATATCTGGATTCTCATAAGCAAATCTTATAGCAGGATCTGAAAAATAAGCACTAATAAACCAAATAAAATTGGAACCATACTTCTGTAATGCAAAAACATCTTGTGCTAATACTTCATCAGATGTCATCAATCTTTTACCTTCAACAGAATAAGCTGTTAAAACCTTTGGAATAAGTTTAACTTCAAACTCATTACTTATATTAAGTGCACCCTCAAAGGCATTTTGGAGATAGCCATTATCATCAAAACTACTTGGAAACAGCATTCCCATAACAAATTGATTATTAATAACAGTCGAAGATTTTTTTGCAGAAAAACAAGACATAAAAAATAAAGAAAATAAAAGCATAAAACATAAATTTTTTGACACAATCAATCCTCTCCTAAAAACAAATTTAAAATTTTCCAATTTTAAAATCAAAAATATAAACAAACTATCAATAAAAATAACACTAAATTATAATTATTAAAATTTACCTTGTAGTAAAGGGTAAACTAAAAAATATTAATGGAATTATCTATATAAACAGAAGGGTATTAATTCAACAGACTATAAATATCTAAAAACCTATTATATTCGTCAAGATTTCTTGGAACGGTAATAACGCCACCCCTTATTTTATCTTCTATATCTTCAAGCTCAACTCTAATGTCATCCTTTATTTTAGAGTCATGCTTAATAATGCTTACAGAACCATCTTTAATTCCTAACTTTAATACTTTCCCACCATCAAAAGAATTTGTCTTTAAATAATGCTTCGTTATCTCATAAATAGAATTCCCAACACTATTAATAACTGAGGTTAAAACATTATCAGGTGCAAGATATGACTGATCTTGATCAACTCCAATAATATAATGTCCCGCCCCAAGCTCTTTTGCAACCTCAATAGCACCAAGACATGCCAGCCCCGCTGCTACAAATATGACATCGCTACCATCTTTGTACATCCTCAAAGCAACAGTCCTAGCTAAAGATAAATCAGAAAATGTGCCGACATACTGAGAATTCAATTCAATATCTTTATTTGCATATTTAGCACCAGCTTCATACCCATATCTGAATGCATCAAAGACAATACCTTCTATACCACCTAAAAATCCAATCTTACCGGTCTTAGATGTCTTAGCTGCTAAATATCCAGCTAGAAATGCAGCCTCTTCAACTTTAAATGAGATACCAAGCAAATTATCAGGAAAATTTACATGATCTTTATAAGCAATATCAATAGCCCCATAATTAATATCCTTATTAAGTGTAGCGGCTTGCTCAATAGCCTCTTGAAGGCTAAAACCAATTCCCCAAACAATGCTAGAACCCTTATCCTTAAGAGCTTCTAAATCACTAGCATAAGCAACACTTGTTGATAATTTTTCAACAATTTCAACTTCAAAATCTTCTTCTAACATTTTAGTACCATTAGAAGCATCATTACCAAATGTCCCATCAAATATTAGAGAAATTATGGGTCTTTGCAAAGATTTAGAAGTCAATGACTTTTTATCACACCCTAAAAAAGCTAACACAACACAAATAAATACTATGAACCTATTGTTCATATAAAACCCCTCTAATAGTCCTTATATTAGCTCTTACCTGATAGGTTAACAACAAAATCATTATAAGACTTTTCATCTTTAGGAACTTTAATTTCATTACCGATTATTTTGTTTTTAATTTCTGAAATAAAATCATAACCCTTGATTAAATCTAAATTTATTGATCTATTAAAAATCAAATCAAGCGCTCCATCTTTAAGTCCAAATTCTAAATTATGCGCATTCCACTTGCCAAGGCTTAAATAAGATCTGGTCAAATCCAACATAACTAGATCAACCCTCTTAATATACGATAAAAGCATGTTATCAGGCGCAAGATACGACTGATCCTGATCAACCCCAATAATATAATATCCAGCCCCAAGCTCTTTTGCAATCTCAATAGCACCAAGACCTGAAAGACCTGCTGCTGCAAATATAATATCAACCCCAGAAGCATACATCTTACTTGCCATTAAATACCCAAGTGATAAATCAGAAAATGTCCCGACATACTGAGAATTCAATTCAATATCTTTATTTGCATATTTAGCACCAGCTTCATATCCATATCTAAATGCATCAAAGACAATACCTTCCATACCACCTAAAAATCCAATCTTACCGGTCTTAGATGTCTTAGCTGCTAAATATCCAACTAAAAACGCCCCTTCTTCAGATCTAAAATTTACATTCACTAAATTTTTGGGTAACTCAACACTTTCTGCGTAAGCACCTTCAATAATGCCATAATGTACATTAGGATTTTCAAGGGCTTTTTGCAAAAATGTATCTGTAAACTTAAAACCAACTCCCCAAATTAAACCAGAACCACCTTCTTCCAATCCCCCAATATCTGCTAAATAATCAGCAACCTTGGATTCTTTCTGAATCACATTAACTTTTAACTCTTCTTTAATTTGAGTCATTGCCTTGGAAGAAAGCTCATTAAAACCTCTATCATCAAAAGTCCCATCAACAATTACAGAAACAGTACCAGATAATGAAGCTTTATCTTGTGGCCCTGAACACCCTAGAATAAAAAAAAACAAAACAACTTTTCTTAACATAAATATTACCCCTTATCAATTATATCTAAGACCAACTAACACTACAACACATAAATATCAAAAGCTGTTTTATCTTTACCACCTGTAATGTGTAAAAGCCCTATTTGCCTCTGCCATTCTGTGAGTATCCTCTTTCTTTTTAAAAGCAGCACCTGTTGAATTGTAAGAATTAACAAGTTCATTTGCCAACTTATCTTGCATGGACTTTCCACTAGCTTTTCTGGCAGCTGCAATAACCCACTTCATCGCCAAAGCTTCTCGCCTTTCTTCTCTAACTTCAACTGGAACTTGATAAGTAGCACCACCAACCCGTCTACTTCTAACCTCTACTAATGGTTTCACATTATCTAATGCCTTATTAAAAGCAGCAACCTTATCAACTTCCTCAATTTTTTCTGCAAGCATATCAATTGAATTATAAACTATAGATTCACTGATAGATTTTTTTCCATCATACATCAACCTATTCACAAATTTAGCAATAACTTGAGAATCATATTTAAAATCTTTAAAGACCTTTTTCTTAATTTTTCTACTCTTTCTTGACATATAATTTATACCTCTTAAGTTTTTGGCTTCTTAGTTCCATACTTAGAACGACCCTGCTTCCGATTATTAACACCAAGAGTATCTTTAGCACCTCTGATTATGTGGTACCTAACACCTGGCAAGTCTTTAACACGTCCACCTCTAATTAGAACAACAGAGTGTTCTTGTAGATTATGACCAATGCCTGGAATATAAGCTGTCACTTCAAAGCCATTTGAAAGCCTAACACGAGCTACCTTCCTTAAAGCTGAATTAGGTTTCTTAGGTGTAACCGTCATTACACGAGTACAAATTCCTCTCCTTTGAGGACAATTTTGAAGCGCAGGAGATGCTGTCTTTTCTCTTTGACTCTTTCTTGGCTTCCTAATTAGTTGATTAATTGTAGGCATCTATGCTCTCCTTTTCCTAATTTTACCAATAAATGGTAACAAATATATGTTTTATTTTCAAGTTACACTTCAGAACTTGTATTTTCCCTCACCTTAACTCTTTTATATAAACTCATACCTGTTCCTGTAGGAATTAAATGTCCAATAACAACATTCTCTTTAAGACCTTTAAGATCATTAATACTACCTGCAATTGAAGCATCTGTTAAAACTTTAGTTGTTTCTTGGAAAGAAGCGGCTGAAATAAATGAATCGATATTAAGGGATGCCTTTGTTATACCAATAAGAATTGGACTAGCTACTGCAGGCTCACCACCTTGTTCAATTACCCTTCTATTTTGCTCATAAAAAGCATGTTTGTCTACCTTTTGATTATAAACAAAATTAGTATCACCTACAGACACAATCTTAACTTTTTTCATCATCTGTTTAATGATTACACCAATATGTTTGTCATTAATACTTACACCTTGCTTTCGATAAACATCTTGAATTTCCGCCAACAAAAACTCCTGCAAACTAATTCCACCAAGAATTTCAAGAACATCATGGGGATTAATTCTTCCATCACAAAGCATATCTCCAGCTTTAACAACATCTCCATCTCTAACTAGAAGATGTTTTCCAGCAGGAATATAATGTTTATGTTCAACCCCATACTCATCTAAAACATTAATAAGTCTTTTTCCTTTCTGAATTGCTCTAAACTGAACAATGCCACTTACCTTAGCCATTTCGGTTAAATTTTTTGGAATTCTTGTCTCAAATAAATCATTAACCCTAGGAAGACCACCAGTAATATCTTGTGTTTTCTCAGAACCTTTAGAAAGCTTAGCAATAATGTCACCTATGTTAATACCTTGCCCATCTTCAACTTGAAGATAAGCATCTCCAGGAAGAACATAAGAAGAAATCTCAATTCCTCTGTCATCAATAATTAAAATCCTAGGATCAAGAGACTCAAAAACCTGATCTGTAATTCTTTTTTCAATATTTCCCGTTTCAAGATTTATCTCCTCTTTAAGAGTTGTTCCTAAAATAATATCTTTAAATCTAACTTTCCCCTTAACCTCAGCAATAATTGGCTCTGCAAATGGATCAAATGTTCCAATTACACGTCCAGCCTCAACATAATCACCAACATTTATTTCAAGTTTCGTACCAGTCTTTAAAGATATTTCCTGCTCTTCAGAGACAATCATTAATTTATCATCTTTAATTCTAACATAACCAATATGAGATGATAATACATCAATACCGTCCTTACCCGTAAATAAAGGCATTCCTTTAATTACTTTCTGAGAATCTAATACCTTAAGATCTTTAACTTCCTTAATATCTTCCTCATAAATAACATTGATTACTCTTAAAGTGCCCTTTCTTGTAAAAAGCAAGCCACCAGCAACTTCTACATTAAATCCCTCTAAGCCATTAAGAATGAAAGGATTTTTACTTGTAATCTTATCATCTTCACTACCAGCTTGTGCAACACCCCCAATATGAAAAGTTCTCATGGTAAGCTGTGTTCCTGGCTGACCTATTGACTGAGCAGCTATTATTCCAACAGCCTCTCCAATATTAACAGGCTTATTATTTGAGAAATCCCTACCATAACATTTTTGACAAACACCATGCTCAGCTTCACAAGTCAAAACAGATCTAATAACAAGATTGTCAATACCAACAGTTTCCAATAACTTTATCTTGTCTTCTGTAATCTCTTCATTTACATCTAAAATAATCTCACCTGTAATAGGACTTTTTATTCTCTCAATTGAATAACTACCAACCGCTTTTTCTCTTAAAGGCTCAACTATTTCTTCACCATTTTTTAAAGCTCCAACTTTTATGCCATTAATAGTCCCACAATCTTCTATTCGAACAACAACATCTTGAGCAATATCTACTAATCTTCGTGTTAAATACCCAGCATCTGCAGTCTTAAGAGCTGTATCTGCAAGTCCTTTCCTTGCGCCATTTGTAGAAATGAAAAACTCTATAACAGAAAGACCTTCTTTAAAATTAGAAATAATCGGAAGCTCAATAATATCGCCAGAGGTCTTAGCCATTAATCCTCTCATCCCTGCAAGCTGTCTTATCTGATTTCTACTTCCACGAGCACCAGAGTCAGCCATCATATAGATTACATTAAATCCATCTTTATCTCTCTTAAGAATTTCCATCATCTTATTGGTAAGTTCTTCATTTGTTTTTGACCAAACAGAAATAACGTTATTATATCTCTCTTCTCCAGTAATAACGCCTTTGGTATAATCATTCTGAATTTTTGCAATCTCTCTATTAGCTTTATCTACATATACTTTTTTCTCTGCAGGTACAATAATATCACTCATACTTATTGTACATCCAAATTTGGTAGCATATTTAAATCCAAGCTCTTTAATAATATCTAGCATCTCAATTACAACAGAAGAACCATACACAACATAAACCTCAGAAATCAAATTTTGCAACTCATAATCACTAAGAGTTTTATTTACAAATGCAATCTCCCCTGGTAAAGCCTCGTTAAATACAACACAGCCTGCAGTAGTCTCTATATACTCACCATTAACCTTTACATAAATCCGTGCATTATAGTCTAAACTTTTATTATTTATTGCAAGAAGAACATGATTAAAATTGGAAAATTTACGTCCTTCTCCCTCTACATTTTTTCTCTCCATAGTTAAATAATAAAGACCTAATACAATATCTTGAGATGGGAATACAATCGGATGTCCATTTGCAGGATTTAACAAATTATTAGTTGACAACATCAAAGCCCAACTTTCAGCCTGTGCTGCAGGCGTTAAAGGAACATGTACAGCCATCTGATCGCCATCAAAATCAGCATTATATGCATGACAAACAAGAGGATGTAATTTAATTGCCTTTCCTTCAACTAAAACTGGTTCAAAAGCTTGTATTCCCAATCTATGCAGTGTTGGAGCTCGGTTTAAAAGCACAGGATGTTCTTTAATAACATTGTCTAAAATCTGCCAAACCTCATCTACTTCTTGTTCAATTAAACTCTTTGCCCTCTTTATATTAAATACGGATTCACTCTCAATCAATTTTCTAATTACAAACGGTTTAAAAAGCTCAAGCGCCATCTTAGCAGGAATACCACACTGATGCAACTTAAGTTCAGGCCCAACAACAATTACAGAACGTCCTGAATAATCAACTCTCTTACCAAGAAGGTTTTGCCTAAATCTACCTTGCTTACCTTTTAATGCATCAGAGAGAGATTTAAGTGGTCTATTGGATGTACCTTTAACAACTTTTCTCTTATGTGAATTATCAAAAAGAGAATCAACCGACTCTTGTAACATTCTTTTTTCATTTCTAACAATAATTTCAGGTGCATTAAGAAGCAAAAGTTTTCTTAACCTATTATTTCTATTTATTACTCTTCTATAAAGATCATTAAGATCAGAGGTTGCAAATCTGCCACCATCAAGCTGAACCATAGGTCTAATCTCTGGCGGAATAACAGGAAGAACATCCATGATCATCCATTCTGGCTTATTCCCGGAAATTTTAAAATTCTCAATAATTTCAAGACGTCTTAAAAGCTTTTTATCAGTCTTATCATCTTTATCAATCATTTGAAGTCTAAGCTTAGATGACAATTCATCAAGATCAAGATTCTCAAGTAAAGTTTTAATTGCCTCAGCACCCATTGAGGCACTAAAAGACATTCCATATCTCTCTTTTGCTTCAGAGTATTCATCCTCATTTAAAAGTTGCATCTTCTTAAGATCAGTATCACCTGGTTCAATTACGATATATTTCTCATAATAAAGAATAGAGTTTAAATTAGAAGCAGTAATGTCAAGTAAAAGTCCAATTCTGGATGGAATATATTTATAATACCAGATATGAGCAACAGGAGCTGAAAGCTCAATATGCCCCATTCTCTCACGCCTAACTTTAAAATGAGTCACTTCAACATTACAACGATCACAAATAATACCTTTGTACCTTATTGACTTGAATTTTCCACAATAACATTCCCATTCTTTAGTAGTCCCAAAAATTCTCTCACAGAAAAGACCATCCTTCTCAGGCCGCAAAGTTCTATAATTAATAGTTTCAGATTTTTTAACTTCTCCATAAGACCAACTCCTAATCTGATCAGGAGATGCTATCTTTATTCTTATCTTTTCAAAATCTTTTATCTCTTTCATAAAACCCTCAAAACCTAAGTCTTATTAATTAATTCCTCTTCCTTTTCTGTTAAAGGAATTTGATTGCCCTTATCATCATAAATTGATAAATCAAACCCAAGCCCTCTTAGCTCCTGCATCAAAACATTAAAAGATTCAGGAATGCCAGACACATTGGTAGGAATACCTTTAACAATATTTTCATATATTTTAACTCTACCTGACATATCATCTGATTTTACTGTTAAAAGCTCTTGCAAAGTATGAGCAGCTCCATAAGCTTCAAGTGCCCAAACTTCCATCTCTCCAAGCCTTTGACCACCAAACTGCGCCTTTCCTCCAAGAGGTTGTTGCGATACAAGTGAATAAGGACCTGTAGATCTTGCATGCATCTTATCATCAACAAGGTGATGTAACTTAAGCATATATATAATTCCAACCATTACCTCATTTTCGAATGGTTCCCCTGTATATCCAT
It contains:
- a CDS encoding BMP family ABC transporter substrate-binding protein encodes the protein MSKNLCFMLLFSLFFMSCFSAKKSSTVINNQFVMGMLFPSSFDDNGYLQNAFEGALNISNEFEVKLIPKVLTAYSVEGKRLMTSDEVLAQDVFALQKYGSNFIWFISAYFSDPAIRFAYENPDILYGIIDDFGHEKAILPKNLISIVFRSEEGAFLAGYLASKISKSNRIGFVTSIYVEYVERFLVGFRAGAFYANPKTRVILKRVLNHNDGATGKAVAKYMYIENGVDIIFPVMGPASLGIFHAARELGPGHYVIGVNKDQSHLAPGYVIASVIKDVGRAIYEFSSNVIKSHDFNAGRIIEKGMKEGIIDFIKDPNIIGKDLFDDLTKIQAEIVNGKLVIPSTDYEFDLFKAKL
- a CDS encoding BMP family protein, which gives rise to MNNRFIVFICVVLAFLGCDKKSLTSKSLQRPIISLIFDGTFGNDASNGTKMLEEDFEVEIVEKLSTSVAYASDLEALKDKGSSIVWGIGFSLQEAIEQAATLNKDINYGAIDIAYKDHVNFPDNLLGISFKVEEAAFLAGYLAAKTSKTGKIGFLGGIEGIVFDAFRYGYEAGAKYANKDIELNSQYVGTFSDLSLARTVALRMYKDGSDVIFVAAGLACLGAIEVAKELGAGHYIIGVDQDQSYLAPDNVLTSVINSVGNSIYEITKHYLKTNSFDGGKVLKLGIKDGSVSIIKHDSKIKDDIRVELEDIEDKIRGGVITVPRNLDEYNRFLDIYSLLN
- a CDS encoding BMP family lipoprotein, translated to MLRKVVLFFFILGCSGPQDKASLSGTVSVIVDGTFDDRGFNELSSKAMTQIKEELKVNVIQKESKVADYLADIGGLEEGGSGLIWGVGFKFTDTFLQKALENPNVHYGIIEGAYAESVELPKNLVNVNFRSEEGAFLVGYLAAKTSKTGKIGFLGGMEGIVFDAFRYGYEAGAKYANKDIELNSQYVGTFSDLSLGYLMASKMYASGVDIIFAAAGLSGLGAIEIAKELGAGYYIIGVDQDQSYLAPDNMLLSYIKRVDLVMLDLTRSYLSLGKWNAHNLEFGLKDGALDLIFNRSINLDLIKGYDFISEIKNKIIGNEIKVPKDEKSYNDFVVNLSGKS
- the rpsG gene encoding 30S ribosomal protein S7 translates to MSRKSRKIKKKVFKDFKYDSQVIAKFVNRLMYDGKKSISESIVYNSIDMLAEKIEEVDKVAAFNKALDNVKPLVEVRSRRVGGATYQVPVEVREERREALAMKWVIAAARKASGKSMQDKLANELVNSYNSTGAAFKKKEDTHRMAEANRAFTHYRW
- the rpsL gene encoding 30S ribosomal protein S12; the encoded protein is MPTINQLIRKPRKSQREKTASPALQNCPQRRGICTRVMTVTPKKPNSALRKVARVRLSNGFEVTAYIPGIGHNLQEHSVVLIRGGRVKDLPGVRYHIIRGAKDTLGVNNRKQGRSKYGTKKPKT
- the rpoC gene encoding DNA-directed RNA polymerase subunit beta', which translates into the protein MKEIKDFEKIRIKIASPDQIRSWSYGEVKKSETINYRTLRPEKDGLFCERIFGTTKEWECYCGKFKSIRYKGIICDRCNVEVTHFKVRRERMGHIELSAPVAHIWYYKYIPSRIGLLLDITASNLNSILYYEKYIVIEPGDTDLKKMQLLNEDEYSEAKERYGMSFSASMGAEAIKTLLENLDLDELSSKLRLQMIDKDDKTDKKLLRRLEIIENFKISGNKPEWMIMDVLPVIPPEIRPMVQLDGGRFATSDLNDLYRRVINRNNRLRKLLLLNAPEIIVRNEKRMLQESVDSLFDNSHKRKVVKGTSNRPLKSLSDALKGKQGRFRQNLLGKRVDYSGRSVIVVGPELKLHQCGIPAKMALELFKPFVIRKLIESESVFNIKRAKSLIEQEVDEVWQILDNVIKEHPVLLNRAPTLHRLGIQAFEPVLVEGKAIKLHPLVCHAYNADFDGDQMAVHVPLTPAAQAESWALMLSTNNLLNPANGHPIVFPSQDIVLGLYYLTMERKNVEGEGRKFSNFNHVLLAINNKSLDYNARIYVKVNGEYIETTAGCVVFNEALPGEIAFVNKTLSDYELQNLISEVYVVYGSSVVIEMLDIIKELGFKYATKFGCTISMSDIIVPAEKKVYVDKANREIAKIQNDYTKGVITGEERYNNVISVWSKTNEELTNKMMEILKRDKDGFNVIYMMADSGARGSRNQIRQLAGMRGLMAKTSGDIIELPIISNFKEGLSVIEFFISTNGARKGLADTALKTADAGYLTRRLVDIAQDVVVRIEDCGTINGIKVGALKNGEEIVEPLREKAVGSYSIERIKSPITGEIILDVNEEITEDKIKLLETVGIDNLVIRSVLTCEAEHGVCQKCYGRDFSNNKPVNIGEAVGIIAAQSIGQPGTQLTMRTFHIGGVAQAGSEDDKITSKNPFILNGLEGFNVEVAGGLLFTRKGTLRVINVIYEEDIKEVKDLKVLDSQKVIKGMPLFTGKDGIDVLSSHIGYVRIKDDKLMIVSEEQEISLKTGTKLEINVGDYVEAGRVIGTFDPFAEPIIAEVKGKVRFKDIILGTTLKEEINLETGNIEKRITDQVFESLDPRILIIDDRGIEISSYVLPGDAYLQVEDGQGINIGDIIAKLSKGSEKTQDITGGLPRVNDLFETRIPKNLTEMAKVSGIVQFRAIQKGKRLINVLDEYGVEHKHYIPAGKHLLVRDGDVVKAGDMLCDGRINPHDVLEILGGISLQEFLLAEIQDVYRKQGVSINDKHIGVIIKQMMKKVKIVSVGDTNFVYNQKVDKHAFYEQNRRVIEQGGEPAVASPILIGITKASLNIDSFISAASFQETTKVLTDASIAGSINDLKGLKENVVIGHLIPTGTGMSLYKRVKVRENTSSEV